A DNA window from Etheostoma spectabile isolate EspeVRDwgs_2016 chromosome 22, UIUC_Espe_1.0, whole genome shotgun sequence contains the following coding sequences:
- the nell3 gene encoding uncharacterized protein nell3 has protein sequence MVLVTPVLLLLLSVVSLQAVAEICRGTHCYGAETGDPRPCTGAHCPGSRSSRTPRQFNPTTQGRAAQIVASQHHAYPSYTRAASEAYPAVQTLRVRHSDSGTRIKAPEVLPARCTDADCAALVKQLQPTNGTQDCRGIECRLPLRIRPKARAKSCVGEGCSSEESQPVHQSDRAAQFLGDFPELGYPSSELGGAPLGVQLTCDIKPGENEVPSEDALILHLQLAKGQEKLVEALRGQQMVIRDLQQKLAEQQEALLSQQREILDQQRRMYEQMDVVKAQYGLLSDTVKQVSFQGLQAELQSYFESHLAGLQSQARSHLQKSHAVHKMDMDSKVLDVVGEPHFPQPLLECPSTCGKEEFCDFQRDPPQCEKCTMCPPGFFLISQCSPTADRMCQDRDECLEVPNICGERVKCLNTPGGFRCLGVSERKAMMGLCGHDYFYNQELQECQACFDCDGESVSSPCTAISDSVCGQPSESRLSQSWGANVAVPPARTSGAHIFPGFQLNIRGKERIDLLANEAGQVTFLQHGLVWLDHNFAIKHSCRNFLQVGMRLNGSQEEEGRDLSGVRIEQPDGKYFQGVSASSGVEVEPNQTFTLLLKSPNQHCNQSKDLHVYDITTPSFSLLWLSHDTGAVAMTAQMSLLTHYQTSYRPTFRLTSVSDPYMIILTHDNRGVRFTESGVVKFVVQQALYSMGHTCIREGFSLIAYTNHNGTGQEVMQAFKTGVNYRDTSITLSGAVSVASGDTLSFEITSPSQCNIRYFGDSTGISMLSLIWIPSAVSSALTATVSKTGLPFGAVRNKPLSFQQISPDTPQVHLAHSGEPNSRKNFIFHEKGTANIALNLKLIHSCNIVKLTLQRVGSQGQQAGPVAQQVAGYMPEGSEWASIGLRASFPVQNGTAIYVTLDCIRGRVNQITHEGGTNISVFWVAV, from the exons ATGGTTTTAGTAACACCAGTGCtattgctgctgctgtctgtggtATCCCTGCAAGCTGTCGCAGAGATTTGCCGGGGGACGCACTGCTACGGCGCGGAAACCGGTGATCCAAGACCGTGCACCGGAGCGCACTGTCCGGGGAGCAGATCCTCCAGAACGCCGCGGCAGTTTAACCCGACAACGCAGGGGAGAGCGGCGCAGATAGTTGCCAGCCAACACCATGCGTACCCGAGCTATACAAGAGCAGCATCGGAAGCCTATCCGGCTGTCCAGACACTTCGCGTGCGGCACAGTGACAGCGGCACACGTATAAAAGCGCCTGAAGTTTTACCTGCTCGATGCACCGATGCGGACTGCGCCGCTCTTGTGAAACAACTTCAGCCCACTAATGGCACCCAAGACTGTAGGGGAATCGAGTGCAGACTGCCACTGAGGATACGGCCAAAAGCTCGAGCTAAGTCTTGTGTGGGAGAGGGATGTAGTTCAGAGGAGAGCCAGCCTGTCCATCAGTCCGACAGAGCCGCACAGTTCCTGGGAGATTTTCCGGAGCTTGGATATCCGTCATCGGAACTTGGCGGCGCGCCTTTGGGTGTCCAGCTCACATGTGACATTAAGCCAG GGGAGAATGAAGTTCCCTCAGAAGATGCCCTCATCTTGCACCTCCAGCTGGCAAAGGGGCAGGAGAAGCTGGTGGAGGCCCTGCGAGGCCAGCAGATGGTCATCCGCGATCTGCAGCAGAAGCTCGCCGAACAACAGGAGGCGCTTCTGTCCCAGCAGAGGGAGATCCTGGACCAGCAGCGGCGCATGTATGAGCAGATGGATGTGGTAAAGGCCCAGTATGGCCTCCTCTCAGACACCGTCAAACAGGTTTCCTTCCAGGGTCTGCAGGCTGAGCTGCAGAGCTACTTCGAGAGCCACTTGGCGGGTCTGCAGAGCCAGGCCCGCAGTCACCTGCAGAAGTCCCATGCCGTGCACAAAATGGACATGGACTCAAAGGTGTTGGATGTAGTGGGAGAGCCTCATTTTCCTCAACCTCTGCTGGAATGCCCTTCAACCTGTGGGAAGGAGGAGTTCTGTGATTTTCAGAGGGACCCACCTCAGTGTGAGAAGTGCACCATGTGTCCACCGGGCTTCTTTCTGATCTCACAGTGTTCTCCTACTGCAGACAGGATGTGCCAG GACAGAGATGAATGTCTTGAAGTACCAAACATTTGTGGAGAGCGAGTGAAGTGCCTTAATACTCCAG GGGGGTTCAGGTGTCTGGGAGTTTCTGAGAGAAAAGCAATGATGGGCTTGTGTGGTCACGACTACTTTTACAACCAGGAGTTGCAGGAGTGCCAGGCCTGTTTTGACTGTGATGGAGAGTCTGTGTCCTCTCCCTGCACAGCTATCAGTGACTCAGTCTGCGGCCAGCCTTCAGAGAGCCGGCTCTCCCAGTCTTGGGGGGCCAATGTGGCAGTTCCCCCTGCAAGGACCTCTGGCGCCCACATCTTCCCCGGGTTTCAGCTAAACATCCGAGGCAAGGAGAGAATTGATCTGTTGGCCAACGAGGCGGGGCAGGTGACGTTCCTGCAGCATGGCCTGGTGTGGTTGGATCATAACTTTGCGATAAAGCACAGCTGCAGAAACTTTCTTCAGGTAGGAATGAGGCTCAATGGaagccaggaggaggagggccgGGACCTCAGCGGTGTTCGCATCGAACAGCCGGATGGGAAGTACTTCCAGGGTGTCAGCGCCAGCAGTGGAGTCGAGGTGGAGCCAAACCAAACTTTCACTCTGCTGCTTAAGAGTCCAAATCAACACTGCAACCAGAGCAAGGATCTTCACGTCTATGATATCACCACCCCTTCTTTCAGCTTGCTCTGGTTGTCGCATGACACCGGTGCTGTAGCTATGACGGCACAAATGTCCCTGTTGACGCACTACCAGACCAGCTACCGCCCAACTTTCCGCTTGACCTCAGTGTCGGACCCGTATATGATCATTCTAACCCATGACAACCGCGGAGTACGCTTCACAGAAAGTGGTGTTGTAAAGTTCGTCGTCCAACAGGCGCTCTACTCTATGGGCCACACGTGCATTCGGGAAGGTTTCTCCCTGATTGCCTACACCAACCACAACGGGACTGGCCAGGAGGTGATGCAAGCCTTCAAGACGGGCGTCAACTACAGGGACACCTCCATCACCCTCTCTGGCGCTGTGAGCGTAGCCAGCGGGGACACGCTCAGCTTTGAGATCACATCTCCGTCCCAGTGCAACATCCGCTACTTTGGGGACAGCACTGGGATCAGTATGCTGAGTCTTATCTGGATTCCCTCAGCAGTGTCGTCGGCCCTGACTGCTACCGTGTCCAAGACTGGTCTGCCTTTTGGAGCCGTCAGGAATAAGCCGCTGTCATTCCAGCAGATCAGCCCGGACACACCACAAGTTCATTTGGCCCACTCGGGGGAGCCAAACAGCCGGAAGAACTTTATATTCCATGAGAAAGGGACGGCGAACATAGCCCTCAACCTGAAGCTGATACACTCTTGCAATATTGTAAAACTCACTTTGCAGCGGGTTGGGAGTCAGGGCCAGCAGGCGGGTCCTGTGGCTCAGCAGGTGGCTGGATATATGCCTGAAGGGAGCGAGTGGGCCAGTATCGGGCTGAGGGCCTCATTTCCAGTCCAGAACGGTACAGCGATCTATGTTACTCTGGACTGCATCCGCGGACGGGTTAACCAGATAACACACGAGGGCGGCACTAACATTTCAGTCTTCTGGGTTGCAGTGTGA
- the gad2 gene encoding glutamate decarboxylase 2 encodes MASQGFWSLGGDNAGANNTGSQSPSTPRAWCQAAAQKLSGGIGSKLCALLNVGEVEKPAEPAAKQPPETEAAGTCGCNKSCNCTKAAVVFSDLYSTDLLPAMDSDAKTMTFLQEVVDILLAYIVESFDRDTKVIDFHYPNELLQMNNWELQGEPASLDDILISCRATLKYAIKTAHPRYFNQLSTGLDMVGLAADWLTSTANTNMFTYEVAPVFVLLEYVTLKKMREIIGWPDGRGDGIFSPGGAISNMYAMLLARFKMFPEVKEKGMSSVPRLVAFTSEHSHFSIKKGAAALGIGTESVICIKVDESGKMIPGDLERRILEAKQKGFVPFFVSATAGTTVYGAFDPLIAISDICKKYNIWMHVDGAWGGSLLMSRRHRWKLDGVERANSVTWNPHKMMSVPLQCSALLVREEGLMQNCNQMHACYLFQQDKHYDLSYDTGDKALQCGRHVDIFKLWLMWRAKGTIGFEAQIDKCLELSEYLYNKIKDREGYEMVFDGKPQHTNVCFWYLPPGIRYMEDKEERKKHLHKVAPVIKARMMEYGTTMVSYQPQGDKVNFFRMVISNPAATFQDIDFLIEEIERLGQDL; translated from the exons ATGGCATCGCAGGGTTTCTGGTCTCTTGGCGGAGATAATGCGGGGGCCAATAACACCGGGAGTCAGAGCCCCAGTACAC CCAGGGCTTGGTGCCAAGCGGCTGCCCAGAAATTATCCGGAGGAATTGGATCGAAATTATGTG CGCTGCTCAATGTCGGGGAAGTGGAGAAACCCGCCGAGCCGGCCGCCAAGCAGCCGCCGGAGACCGAGGCAGCTGGCACCTGCGGCTGCAACAAATCTTGCAACTGCACCAAAGCTGCTGTGGTCTTCTCCGACCTCTATTCAACAG ACCTGTTACCTGCCATGGACAGTGACGCCAAAACAATGACCTTCCTTCAGGAAGTTGTGGATATTTTACTGGCCTACATCGTGGAGTCTTTCGACCGGGACACGAAGGTTATTGATTTTCATTATCCAAACGAGCTGCTCCAGATGAACAACTGGGAGCTGCAGGGCGAGCCGGCCTCTCTGGATGATATCTTGATCAGCTGTCGAGCTACTCTCAAATACGCCATCAAAACAG CCCACCCCAGGTACTTCAATCAGCTCTCTACAGGATTAGACATGGTTGGACTAGCAGCTGATTGGCTAACATCCACTGCCAACACCAATAT GTTCACCTATGAGGTGGCTCCTGTCTTTGTGCTGCTGGAATACGTCACTCTGAAGAAGATGAGGGAGATCATTGGCTGGCCGGATGGGCGAGGAGATGGCATTTTCTCCCCTG GTGGGGCTATTTCTAATATGTATGCCATGCTGCTGGCTCGCTTCAAGATGTTTCCTGAAGTGAAGGAGAAAGGAATGTCATCTGTTCCCAGACTGGTGGCCTTCACATCCGAACAT AGCcatttttcaatcaaaaaaGGTGCGGCAGCCCTTGGCATTGGGACAGAGAGTGTGATCTGCATCAAAGTAGATGAAAG TGGCAAAATGATCCCAGGTGACCTTGAGAGGAGAATACTGGAGGCAAAACAGAAg GGCTTTGTTCCTTTCTTTGTAAGTGCAACTGCTGGAACCACAGTGTACGGAGCTTTTGACCCTCTCATCGCCATTTCTGACATCTGCAAAAAGTACAACATCTGGATGCACGTTGAT GGTGCGTGGGGAGGAAGTCTCCTCATGTCACGGAGACACAGGTGGAAGCTGGATGGAGTTGAGAG GGCCAATTCAGTAACATGGAACCCACACAAGATGATGTCAGTCCCTCTGCAGTGTTCAGCCCTGCTGGTCAGAGAGGAG GGTTTGATGCAGAACTGCAACCAGATGCACGCCTGCTACCTGTTCCAGCAGGACAAACACTACGACCTGTCCTACGACACCGGAGACAAAGCGCTGCAGTGTGGACGCCACGTAGACATCTTCAAGTTGTGGCTCATGTGGAGAGCTAAG GGCACCATAGGGTTTGAGGCTCAGATTGACAAGTGTTTGGAGCTTTCGGAGTACCTCTACAACAAGAtcaaagacagagaaggatACGAGATGGTCTTTGATGGGAAA CCTCAGCACACCAACGTCTGCTTCTGGTACCTCCCTCCTGGGATCCGCTACATGGAGgacaaagaggagagaaagaaacactTGCACAAG GTGGCTCCAGTGATAAAAGCCAGGATGATGGAGTACGGGACTACCATGGTCAGCTACCAACCACAAGGAGACAAGGTCAACTTTTTCCGCATGGTGATCTCAAATCCTGCCGCTACCTTCCAGGACATCGACTTTCTTATTGAAGAGATTGAACGACTCGGCCAGGATCTATAA